Genomic DNA from Cydia amplana chromosome 9, ilCydAmpl1.1, whole genome shotgun sequence:
GCCGCCAGATGATGACGAGGCCGGAAGCGTCGCTGGTGGCCAGCAGGGTCTCGTGGTGAAGTCAGGGTCGCCGCCAGATGATGACGAGGCCGGAAGCGTCGCTGGTGGCCAGCAGGGTCTCGTGGTGAAGTCAGGGTCGCCGCCAGATGATGACGAGGCCGGAAGCGTCGCTGGTGGCCAGCAGGGTCTCGTGGTGAAGTCAGGGTCGCCGCCAGATGATGACGAGGCCGGAAGCGTCGCTGGTGGCCAGCAGGGTCTCGTGGTGAAGTCAGGGTCGCCGCCAGATGATGACGAGGCCGGAAGCGTCGCTGGTGGCCAGCAGGGTCTCGTGGTGAAGACAGGGTCGCCGCCAGATGATGACGAGGCCGGAAGCGTCGCTGGTGGCCAGCAGGGTCTCGTGGTGAAGTCAGGGTCGCCGCCAGATGATGACGAGGCCGGAAGCGTCGCTGGTGGCCAGCAGGGTCTCGTGGTGAAGTCAGGGTCGCCGCCAGATGATGACGAGGCCGGAAGCGTCGCTGGTGGCCAGCAGGGTCTCGTGGTGAAGTCAGGGTCGCCGCCAGATGATGACGAGGCCGGAAGCGTCGCTGGTGGCCAGCAGGGTCTCGTGGTGAAGTCAGGGTCGCCGCCAGATGATGACGAGGCCGGAAGCGTCGCTGGTGGCCAGCAGGGTCTCGTGGTGAAGTCAGGGTCGCCGCCAGATGATGACGAGGCCGGAAGCGTCGCTGGTGGCCAGCAGGGTCTCGTGGTGAAGTCAGGGTCGCCGCCAGATGATGACGAGGCCGGAAGCGTCGCTGGTGGCCAGCAGGGTCTCGTGGTGAAGTCAGGGTCGCCGCCAGATGATGACGAGGCCGGAAGCGTCGCTGGTGGCCAGCAGGGTCTCGTGGTGAAGTCAGGGTCGCCGCCAGATGATGACGAGGCCGGAAGCGTCGCTGGTGGCCAGCAGGGTCTCGTGGTGAAGTCAGGGTCGCCGCCAGATGATGACGAGGCCGGAGGCGTCGCTGGTGGCCAGCAGGGTCTCGTGGTGAAGTCAGGGTCGCCGCCAGATGATGACGAGGCCGGAAGCGTCGCTGGTGGCCAGCAGGGTCTCGTGGTGAAGTCAGGGTCGCCGCCAGATGATGACGAGGCCGGAGGCGTCGCTGGTGGCCAGCAGGCTCTCGTCGTAGCTGAAGCTCACGCCCAGCACCGGCGACGCGTGCCCTGCAACACGACCACCCGTCACGAtagggtctccccatacttatcgacgcggattcggcgaaagccgatagtaaatagcataaacaggtaaggttcggttcggctccgttcggccgtcgacggccgacgcgtcggcgtctttttcgctcttattgcgtggacataaagtttcatttctattggcattgccgattccgcgtcgataagtttggggagacccaTAAGGGTTATTTCAAGGAAATGCCACGGGAGACACGATTCCTTTGCCTAGTGGTATAGGTAACTAAGTgtcttagaaataaataaaaactttatatcATCAATAAAATGGTGACTCGCGTTACTCCGGCCGTGGTATGACCaaaacaattgaagggatgtttacaacataactgcttagagcggttgacacttttttaagaacattgttaatcgtttcaggtgtcaaccagtgtagtcagctatgttgtttttgtaaacatcccttcaattgtacaCGATTTACATCAAAGGTATGGTGCCTATTCAGTcaaagaaatttgaaccttccTCGCATCGCGCCGTGCGTTGACGGCGCCGTTTGAATAGGTATGCAACGTAACTTGTGTAAAGAAGGTTCAAATTCCTTGACTCTAAGTAAAACATTGTGTATGCGAATCCTACAATAACGATTCCAATATCAATCACTAATCAGTAGGTATAAACCAAATAACACAAAGGAATCGGAGCCGACCGTACGAGTACCTAATAACCATGAGACGAAATGAAGTCAAGACCTCGCCCTTCAAATATTAGACAGTAAAAATTCTGCACGTGTCGTACACACAGCGACActcctaagggctcatttagacggtacgagaattcgcatgcgagttccaTTACACTGGGTCATTTGTTCGGTCGGCTGAATagacgtaacctcaatggtccgcaatgtaactaaaatcgtatacgagtttgcGCGCCGTCTTAATGAgccctaactgtacatcggtggatcttattacaaaaggcataatgtCCACCGATGTACTGTTGTCCaaaagtgtgggcgatggtatgtGTAAACATTACAGGCTTGGTACTAACCTTGCAGCTTATTAACTACGGGCTGATTAGAAGTGCCCTCAATGTCCAGGAAGTACACGGTGGCGTCTTCGCTGCCCGTCACCACACACACGCCGCGCCGGAACGACATAATGGGGCAGAACGTGGACTTGACGCTGTGCTCGCGGTGCATGGTGGAGAAACGCTTCTTCAGGGCCAGGGTGCCGTCGCGGTCCGCGATCCTAATAACAGACAATTCATGTAGATAAACGCAGAGTATGTAGTGACAAGTTAATACTTTCGTTCtgtcagtggggagacactcctgaaggcctaccgcgaaccacgttcgacgtcttgcctccctgtcacacttacgtacgaaattacaagtgcgacagagatgcaacacgtcgtacgtggttcgcggtagcccctctgatttcCGGCAAACTCAGCTccattcggctcagcattgttccgagtaattatactaattattagggttgacacaacttgacgtccctttgcgtgcacgaccacagataagaaaatgacttgaattttgacaaccctaaatagccgaaaggttgctataagttagaaagggatattaTGATTCCACCCTAAATCGCTGTCAaatttcggttttgtaggaagtgtcttttctgtacggtagtagatactattatttattctgcggTACTGTTTTGGATTTTGACAgtgaattgattgattaaaCAATTACTGAAGGTTGTTGCGTCTTGGCTGAAGAAGAATGCGATTTACGTATACTTATAGCGACCCGCGGTGGAGGGCTGCGtctgaaccatagagaaaaaaatacatagagtgctcactccatacatcagttttagtaccaaaaagactattagcatctagcatcgagtagcggaactatcagtactgctacttgacaatagatgtcgccaccgaccggaaagtcttatgctgttgagataagactttccggtcggtgctacatctattgtcaagtagcagtactgatagttccgctactcgatgctagatgtagacactgaaattaatagtctgaacgtatggagtgagcactctatgtatttttttctctatggtctgaACAGGTTCGGTGGCCACGCTAAAACTTTCAATTCAAAACACCGTTCCATTCAATTTGTTCAGGGCTCGCTATCAGTTGGTAGGTAGTTACCTCACTACCTtgagagccaacaggagtggtcatttctccatacaaacgtactagactgtttcctccgtgggttttgaagctagagcaatgattttttcaacacagattaatattgtcaatatctgtgtcggaccgttttgcttttttggatatttttcaaatatcaaatatcaacatttattcagcaaataggccacaagggcacttttacacgtcaatatggaatttacatacagcaaaaaaaaaacacatcaataattataaaatacaactaagtcgtaaatatcaaatcaaactaacatagagatgtataaagcctctaaatgtcgaattacaaaaaacgcaataacaatagtattgaatgaaaaaaaaacaaagatacaaaaactataatctaaaattatttagagatgtaaatgtctctaagtgtcatcataactaaaagattacaatatatagtagttaatcaaattatccttagagatgtatagggtctccaagagtcaaaatcctgtatacctaattaaaacattcattaaattaaagaaaatgatagtaaaaataaaatagcatacgagaaccgaatgaggtgtgtccatgtaattatactcaaaaataaagttactaaatataatagctcgtattagcttaaatagaccagtctccacaaacagcgcccgttcacgagtatgacgcgtatctcagccatcgcctctctcaaccttcattcgggaaagtggcgacccgatcaacaacgccaccgtaagcaaagacttttaagcgagcatgacatattcaagctgccgggccatattaatatttaaattgtaataacgtatagctgtgacacacaacattttgttcttgtatgttacatgaaaaacggtatatcttcacataattactaagcaaaatgccctatattgactaagagatgtataggtctctcaagtgtcagaatcattaaaaatataaatatgtacaaacaaattaaaaataaaattaaaacttagagatgtttaaggtctccaagtgtcaaaaattaaaattaaattaagcaatataaacaatatacctaattaatcgagaacatgatggtctcgtgtgtcaattctactggacactagcatgattaattcacaattaaaagaaaaaaaaagaaaagaaaaacaatacatattaactcttattatactatcgaaatcaagctgccggcttaaaggcatctctatcatctataaaatcatttacagtgtagtacgccttactcaacaaggagcgcttaatgtgtgacttaaatttgttaagtggtaaattcgctatatctgtgggaactttgttataaaaacgtgtacagttcccgacgaaagacgtactaaccttacggaggcggtgggcgggcacagcaagtttatgtttgtttctagtgttatagttatggatatcTCTCTctgttaagcttgaattcgtggacgtttttccgaacatacataatattctcaagtatgtattgagatgcaagggtaagaatgttcacttctttgaatttctctctcagggatgctcgagcgcccagtccatagatagaacgtacagctcgtttttgcagcacaaatattgtctgaatgtctgccgcttttccccacaacaggattccatacgacataacactgtggaagtagctaaagtataccagcctggccgtcttttgttttttaaggcgctagagcccttcaaaaatggtcaaaatggcctaattgactatgccgcaatgagaggcgtagtattcaaaactgatatcaattagccaaaaaagcaaaacggtccgacacagataatttcataatcatttagatttccaagttttggaggaggaaacagtcgagtacgaaacctcgatttttgagatttttacgcaggatttttcgccttgtccttatcgcactagttttaggagccgctttcgTTAGCgcgacgggtatatttacctaaaacatttaaatctcaggtcctgtttcgtcttaaagccTACCTGAACAGGTAGAGCGTGTCGGTGGCGACGCTGGCGAGCAGCGCGGGATGGCGCGCCAGCCAGGGGCTCCAGCTGAGGCAGGACACGGCGCCGTCCACGCAGCAGCGCCGCAGCTTGCTCAGCGCCCCCCCGGCGCCCTGCAGCCGGTAGCTCACTATCAACTACCTCACTACATTAGAGAGCTACCTGAACAGGTAGAGCGTGTCGGTGGCGACGCTGGCGAGCAGCGCGGGATGGCGCGCCAGCCAGGGGCTCCAGCTGAGGCAGGACACGGCGCCGTCCACGCAGCAGCGCCGCAGCTTGCTCAGCGCCCCCCCGGCGCCCTGCAGCCGGTAGCTCACTATCAACTACCTCACTACATTAGAGAGCTACCTGAACAGGTAGAGCGTGTCGGTGGCGACGCTGGCGAGCAGCGCGGGATGGCGCGCCAGCCAGGGGCTCCAGCTGAGGCAGGACACGGCGCCGTCCACGCAGCAGCGCCGCAGCTTGCTCAGCGCCCCCCCGGCGCCCTGCAGCCGGTAGCTCACTATCAACTACCTCACTACATTAGAGAGCTACCTGAACAGGTAGAGCGTGTCGGTGGCGACGCTGGCGAGCAGCGCGGGATGGCGCGCCAGCCAGGGGCTCCAGCTGAGGCAGGACACGGCGCCGTCCACGCAGCAGCGCCGCAGCTTGCTCAGCGCCCCCCCGGCGCCCTGCAGCCGGTAGCTCACTATCAACTACCTCACTACATTAGAGAGCTACCTGAACAGGTAGAGCGTGTCGGTGGCGACGCTGGCGAGCAGCGCGGGATGGCGCGCCAGCCAGGGGCTCCAGCTGAGGCAGGACACGGCGCCGTCCACGCAGCAGCGCCGCAGCTTGCTC
This window encodes:
- the LOC134650825 gene encoding uncharacterized protein LOC134650825 is translated as MGIVLVKSGPPPDDDEAGSVAGGQQGLVVKSGSPPDDDEAGSVAGGQQGLVVKSGSPPDDDEAGSVAGGQQGLVVKSGSPPDDDEAGSVAGGQQGLVVKSGSPPDDDEAGSVAGGQQGLVVKSGSPPDDDEAGSVAGGQQGLVVKSGSPPDDDEAGSVAGGQQGLVVKTGSPPDDDEAGSVAGGQQGLVVKSGSPPDDDEAGSVAGGQQGLVVKSGSPPDDDEAGSVAGGQQGLVVKSGSPPDDDEAGSVAGGQQGLVVKSGSPPDDDEAGSVAGGQQGLVVKSGSPPDDDEAGSVAGGQQGLVVKSGSPPDDDEAGSVAGGQQGLVVKSGSPPDDDEAGSVAGGQQGLVVKSGSPPDDDEAGSVAGGQQGLVVKSGSPPDDDEAGGVAGGQQGLVVKVSW